Genomic window (Deltaproteobacteria bacterium):
TCCCGCCGATCGCCCTGCGGTGCAAGGCACCAATCCTAAAACGCACGAAGCTGTCGAACGAAAACCTGATCCTACAGCGCCGTTTATGGCCCGCGTGTTCAAAACCGTGGATTCGCCTACCGGGCGTTTGTCTATATTCGTGGTGTGCTCTGGAAAGATAGATGGAGACTCGGTTGTTCTCAATTCGACACGCGAAGGCAAAGAACGCCTTGGCCATTTATTTCATCTCGACGGCAAAAAACAGACGCCAGTAGCAGCCGCTATGGCTGGCGATGTTATCGCGGTCGCCAAACTGAAAGATACTCACACAGGAGACACACTGTGTGATGAAAAAGCACCGGTGGTATTAGCCCCATTGGTCGACTTTGAGCCGGCGATTTCTTTTGCTCTCGGCCTGAAGTCGCGTGGCGATGAAGAGAAAATCATGACCTCACTGCACAAACTCACAGACGAGGACATGGCTCTCAAAGTCGGACGCGATCCGCAAAACAACGATATCCTCTTATCTGGTGCTGGCCAACTTCACGTCGAAGTTACCGTCGAAAAGCTCAAACGCAAATTCGGTGTCGAAGTCGACCTCAAAGCTCCCAAAGTGCCGTATCGCGAAACCATTACCGGTAAGGCAGATGCCCAGGGACGCCTCAAGAAACAAAGCGGCGGACGTGGACAATTTGGCGATACCTGGATTCGCATCGAACCACTGCCACGTGGCAAAGGGTTTGAATTCGTCGATGAAATCAAGGGCGGCGCTATTCCGCGCCAGTACATTCCATCGGTCGAGAAAGGCATACGCGCTGCGCTTGAGAAAGGGTTCCTGGCTGGATACCCGATAGTCGATGTGCGGGTCGCATTGTACGATGGCTCCTACCACGACGTAGACTCGTCGGATCTGGCATTCCAGATTGCTGGATCACTTGGTTTCCAGCATGCCGTCGAAAAGGCCAAGCCCGCAATGCTTGAACCGATCATGACAGTCGAAATCGTCGTCCCAGAAGAACACGTCGGTGACATCACTGGCGACATCAACCGACGACGCGGGCGACTGCTGAATGTCGATGCAAAAGGGCACAATCAAATCATCAAGGCTGCCGTACCAATGGCCGAGATGTTGACCTATGCACCAGACTTGCGCTCGATGACGAGTGGTCGAGGTACGTTTCATATGGAATTTTCTCACTATGAAATTCTGCCGCCGCATTTGACCGACAAGATTGTGCAAGAAGCGAAACAAGCCCAGGCCGCCCAGGCACATCATTAAAAAGAGGCTGGGAGGGAAGAAAGTCTATTTGCGGACGTTGACAAGTTGCGGTAGGGTATTTACAGTCTGAACGCTTTTCTTCTGTCAGGGAGGTGTTATGGAAAGTCACGAAGAGCAACTCATCCGCTCACTGATGGAAACCGATCCTGAGCTGCGAACTCATTACCAGGAACATCTGGAATTGAAGCGACGCTCTGAAGAACTGAAACATCAACACTTTTTGACGGAAGAAGAAGAAATAGAACTGAAACGCATCCAGAAACAAAAGCTTGCCGGCAAAGACAGGATGATGGAGATCCTGTCTCGCCACCGGCAACCCGCAGCCTAAAAGACGATCG
Coding sequences:
- the fusA gene encoding elongation factor G, with amino-acid sequence MAVDDIRRMRTVGILAEGGAGKTTLGEALLFAAGATTRMGRVEEGSSVFDFEPEETRRKITLSTAFHTLSWKRHDLMLVDPPGYANFLSDTRHAMEAMGGAIFLGVPSGNLKVESERLWGWADELKLPRLVFISRMDREEGSLQKVLDGMSKTLEAKLVAIQVPIGAQANFRGVVDLLSMKALIFEGDNGAVKEEAIPADVQGEADEYREKLVEAVAETNDDLLARYLEGGEISSAELKQALRDAVVSAKLFPVLCGSGSRCASIQPLLDAVIDYLPSPADRPAVQGTNPKTHEAVERKPDPTAPFMARVFKTVDSPTGRLSIFVVCSGKIDGDSVVLNSTREGKERLGHLFHLDGKKQTPVAAAMAGDVIAVAKLKDTHTGDTLCDEKAPVVLAPLVDFEPAISFALGLKSRGDEEKIMTSLHKLTDEDMALKVGRDPQNNDILLSGAGQLHVEVTVEKLKRKFGVEVDLKAPKVPYRETITGKADAQGRLKKQSGGRGQFGDTWIRIEPLPRGKGFEFVDEIKGGAIPRQYIPSVEKGIRAALEKGFLAGYPIVDVRVALYDGSYHDVDSSDLAFQIAGSLGFQHAVEKAKPAMLEPIMTVEIVVPEEHVGDITGDINRRRGRLLNVDAKGHNQIIKAAVPMAEMLTYAPDLRSMTSGRGTFHMEFSHYEILPPHLTDKIVQEAKQAQAAQAHH
- a CDS encoding DUF465 domain-containing protein, whose amino-acid sequence is MESHEEQLIRSLMETDPELRTHYQEHLELKRRSEELKHQHFLTEEEEIELKRIQKQKLAGKDRMMEILSRHRQPAA